One Pomacea canaliculata isolate SZHN2017 linkage group LG9, ASM307304v1, whole genome shotgun sequence DNA segment encodes these proteins:
- the LOC112572559 gene encoding uncharacterized protein LOC112572559 isoform X2 — protein sequence MPTRSKGSVWSEFWNLLLLAHVCVPLKSGSRPCTCWHKVTVPGSNKRETMEAFTRPSWRQLLLSGKCSEHTCRPPDCRCIGTDIPGSLPVNETPQMVMLTFDDSVNVANYDYFTQLFDGKFRNPNGCPIRGTFFVSGDATQYHFVEKLHKQGQEIASHSVTHRSPTTYWAHAGYDGYVEEIEGMRKKLAEASNIPRESIRGMRVPFLQVGGDDQYQMLEDFGFTYDTSMVTGHLYKDSNPPIWPFTLDYPPDSKTCSLTPCPTKSYPGLWEVPLIRWYGTNRLACAMPDGCTIGGGRVGTLQFLQDNFRRHYDTNRAPFGIFLHASWFRRKEGNLEGLMDFLQEMSQMKDVWVISVSQVIDWMRSPETNSRAGKLDSWTC from the exons ATGCCTACGCGATCGAAGGGTTCAGTTTGGTCAGAGTTTTGGAACTTGCTGCTGCTTGCGCACGTTTGTGTCCCCTTGAAATCAGGGTCACGGCCATGCACCTGCTGGCACAAGGTGACAGTGCCAGGGTCAAACAAAAGGGAAACAATGGAGGCCTTCACAAGACCTTCATGGCGTCAACTCCTTCTTTCAG GTAAATGCTCAGAGCACACTTGCCGCCCACCAGACTGCCGCTGCATTGGAACAGACATCCCGGGTAGTCTTCCTGTGAACGAAACCCCCCAGATGGTCATGCTCACCTTTGACGACAGCGTGAATGTTGCAAACTATGACTACTTCACGCAACTGTTCGACGGTAAGTTCCGCAACCCTAACGGCTGTCCCATCCGCGGAACCTTCTTCGTGTCAGGGGACGCCACTCAGTACCACTTCGTGGAAAAGCTGCACAAGCAGGGGCAGGAGATTGCGTCACACAGCGTGACGCACCGGTCGCCAACCACCTACTGGGCGCACGCCGGGTACGACGGGTACGTGGAGGAGATCGAGGGTATGAGAAAAAAACTGGCCGAGGCAAGCAATATACCAAGGGAGAGCATCCGTGGCATGCGGGTGCCTTTCCTGCAGGTAGGGGGAGACGACCAGTACCAGATGCTGGAAGATTTTGGCTTCACCTACGACACCTCCATGGTGACAGGCCACTTGTACAAGGACAGCAACCCTCCTATTTGGCCCTTCACGCTCGACTATCCCCCGGACTCTAAGACCTGTTCGCTGACTCCGTGTCCCACCAAATCGTACCCGGGGTTGTGGGAGGTGCCGCTCATCCGCTGGTACGGGACCAACCGCCTGGCCTGCGCCATGCCTGACGGATGCACGATCGGAGGCGGGCGGGTGGGAACACTGCAATTCTTGCAGGACAACTTCAGGCGCCACTATGACACCAACAGAGCGCCTTTCGGCATCTTCCTGCACGCCTCGTGGTTCCGGAGAAAGGAAGGGAATCTCGAGGGCCTCATGGATTTTCTGCAGGAGATGAGCCAGATGAAGGACGTCTGGGTCATCTCGGTGTCTCAGGTCATTGACTGGATGCGCAGCCCCGAGACCAACTCCCGGGCCGGTAAGCTGGACTCATGGAcatgttga